The proteins below are encoded in one region of Limnochorda pilosa:
- a CDS encoding ROK family protein, protein MGEAEAPRFVGVDVGGTKVAAGIVTANGDVLAWASRAVARGASASTVVEEIRDAVEEARSRARVGWEAVRAVGVGAPGRVDPQAGTWEGSSNLVLDSGAVPLRYQLEAWAGLPTFLENDVKAAALGEFHHGVGHGLGTGTRSLLYVSVGTGLAAGLVMDGELFRGTGEAGEIGHIPVVADGYPCNCGQRGCLETVASGRALARWAREVVEDAQWATSMGRQRLDGAPLNGQDVLEAAARGDRAALDLRRRLARGIALAVVIGVRAYDPDLVVLGGGVAVGGERPLLDEVRAAVGTLAPELRKAEACVHLTPLGHLAGVVGAATVARLGLSRM, encoded by the coding sequence GTGGGCGAAGCTGAGGCGCCGCGGTTCGTGGGTGTGGACGTGGGTGGCACCAAGGTCGCGGCGGGCATCGTCACGGCGAACGGTGACGTGCTTGCCTGGGCGTCTCGCGCGGTGGCGCGGGGCGCTTCGGCCTCCACGGTGGTGGAGGAGATCCGGGATGCGGTGGAGGAGGCCCGGAGCCGCGCGCGTGTCGGCTGGGAAGCGGTTCGGGCCGTGGGCGTTGGAGCGCCTGGGCGCGTGGACCCGCAGGCAGGGACCTGGGAAGGCAGCTCCAACCTGGTGCTCGACTCGGGTGCCGTACCGTTGCGGTATCAGCTGGAGGCGTGGGCTGGTCTGCCCACGTTTCTGGAGAATGACGTGAAGGCGGCGGCCCTGGGCGAGTTCCACCACGGAGTGGGCCACGGTCTCGGAACGGGGACGCGTTCGCTTCTCTACGTCAGCGTGGGTACGGGTCTTGCGGCCGGCCTGGTGATGGACGGCGAGCTCTTTCGCGGCACTGGGGAAGCAGGTGAGATCGGTCACATTCCGGTGGTCGCCGACGGCTACCCGTGCAACTGCGGCCAGCGCGGCTGTCTGGAGACGGTGGCGTCAGGACGGGCGCTGGCGCGCTGGGCGCGTGAGGTGGTGGAGGACGCCCAGTGGGCCACGTCCATGGGTCGCCAGCGGCTCGATGGGGCGCCCTTGAACGGGCAGGACGTGCTGGAAGCGGCCGCCCGGGGAGATCGCGCCGCTTTGGACCTGAGGCGCCGGTTGGCCAGGGGGATCGCGCTGGCGGTGGTCATCGGTGTGAGGGCTTACGACCCGGACCTGGTGGTGCTCGGCGGAGGGGTGGCGGTGGGCGGAGAGAGGCCGCTTCTGGACGAGGTCCGAGCGGCCGTGGGAACCCTCGCTCCCGAGTTGCGCAAGGCGGAGGCATGCGTGCATCTGACTCCGCTGGGCCACCTCGCGGGCGTGGTGGGCGCGGCGACCGTCGCAAGGCTCGGTCTGTCCCGCATGTGA
- the nagA gene encoding N-acetylglucosamine-6-phosphate deacetylase, producing the protein MQGRTVFKAERVVTPFRSIERGAVLVEGGRIVWVGPQVMLPPQPDAQVVDAGARTLTPGFVDIHVHGSGGHAAGASADATAGMLVQLVRHGATSVLPTLGGDEDFEELLRELDVVRAFVGTDTPGSDVLGVHLEGPYLSAEGAARGSQIVEAMRRPSVSEVERMWDASGGTLRYMTLAPEIPGAMEVIDALVERGIVPSAGHTNASYEVMDAAIRRGLRSVCHTFNGMPPMHHRNPGVVGAALTRPELNAELIGDGYHVNPVAMQVLMNCKAPDGITLITDNTHWAGMPDGRYPHGPHTVIKEGDRCWVEGGTLSGSVMPMNRIVRAVVETTGCRLEDAVQMAAFNPARLMGVADRKGSLEPGKDADMIALGPHLEVDMAVVRGRIVFQNL; encoded by the coding sequence ATGCAGGGACGTACGGTCTTCAAGGCGGAGCGGGTGGTAACGCCTTTCCGGAGCATCGAGCGCGGCGCCGTGCTCGTGGAGGGCGGTCGCATCGTTTGGGTGGGACCTCAGGTCATGCTGCCGCCTCAACCCGATGCGCAGGTCGTGGATGCCGGCGCTCGGACGCTGACCCCGGGCTTCGTCGACATCCATGTCCACGGGTCCGGCGGGCATGCGGCCGGCGCCTCGGCGGACGCCACGGCCGGCATGCTGGTCCAGCTCGTTCGCCACGGGGCCACCTCGGTGCTCCCGACCCTCGGGGGCGACGAGGACTTCGAGGAGCTGCTGCGGGAGCTGGACGTGGTGCGTGCGTTCGTGGGAACCGATACTCCGGGCAGCGACGTTCTGGGAGTTCACCTGGAGGGGCCGTACCTCTCGGCCGAAGGGGCGGCGCGGGGCTCGCAGATCGTGGAGGCGATGCGCCGGCCCTCGGTGTCGGAGGTAGAGCGGATGTGGGACGCGTCGGGTGGGACGTTGCGCTACATGACCCTGGCGCCCGAGATCCCGGGAGCGATGGAGGTCATCGACGCCCTGGTGGAGCGGGGGATCGTGCCTTCCGCCGGCCACACCAACGCGAGCTACGAGGTCATGGACGCAGCCATCCGCCGGGGGCTGCGGTCGGTTTGCCACACCTTCAATGGGATGCCTCCCATGCACCACCGGAATCCAGGCGTGGTGGGTGCGGCCCTCACCCGGCCTGAGCTGAACGCGGAGCTGATCGGCGACGGCTACCACGTGAATCCCGTGGCGATGCAGGTGCTGATGAACTGCAAGGCGCCGGACGGGATCACGCTCATCACCGACAACACCCACTGGGCCGGAATGCCGGACGGGCGTTACCCGCACGGCCCGCACACGGTGATCAAGGAGGGCGACCGCTGCTGGGTGGAGGGGGGGACCCTGTCCGGTAGCGTGATGCCCATGAACCGCATCGTGCGCGCCGTGGTGGAGACCACCGGGTGCAGGCTGGAGGACGCGGTCCAGATGGCCGCGTTCAACCCGGCCCGGCTGATGGGTGTTGCCGATCGGAAGGGGTCGCTTGAGCCGGGGAAGGACGCGGACATGATCGCCTTGGGTCCTCACTTGGAGGTGGACATGGCCGTGGTGCGCGGTCGCATCGTCTTTCAGAACCTGTGA
- a CDS encoding carbohydrate ABC transporter permease, which translates to MIAMAFFLVWIGFSLFAFGWILLASLKTNQEFFRGIWSLPEAPQWGNYLRVLTSGSLGQYFGNSLFAVAVSAFLVLVLATPAAYTLARMHFRGAQTLSSLFIVGIGVPVQVIIIPLFFLMFRVGLVDTLTGLILAYVVTSLPFTIFLLRGFFRSLPSELEEAATVDGCSPSRTFLSIMLPLAAPGLLTATIFNVVWLLNEFLLSLTLLVSNTKYTLSLGLYALYGNMRYTGDWVGLFAGFAVVMVPSLLVYVFLSQRIIEGLTLGATKG; encoded by the coding sequence ATGATTGCGATGGCGTTCTTTCTGGTGTGGATCGGTTTCTCGCTCTTCGCGTTCGGGTGGATCCTGCTTGCCTCCTTGAAAACCAATCAGGAGTTCTTCCGCGGGATTTGGTCCCTTCCGGAAGCACCCCAGTGGGGAAACTACCTGCGGGTGCTCACCTCGGGGAGCCTGGGGCAGTACTTCGGGAACAGCCTCTTCGCGGTGGCCGTCTCGGCCTTTCTGGTGCTGGTGCTGGCCACTCCGGCCGCCTACACCCTCGCGAGGATGCACTTCCGCGGCGCGCAGACCCTCTCCAGCCTCTTCATCGTGGGGATCGGGGTACCGGTGCAGGTGATCATCATCCCGCTCTTCTTCCTGATGTTCCGGGTCGGGTTGGTGGACACGCTCACGGGGCTGATCCTGGCCTACGTGGTCACCTCCTTGCCCTTCACCATCTTCCTGCTGCGCGGGTTCTTCCGAAGTCTCCCCAGTGAGCTGGAGGAGGCGGCCACCGTCGACGGATGCAGCCCTTCGCGGACCTTCCTCTCCATCATGCTGCCGCTGGCCGCACCGGGTCTTCTGACCGCGACCATCTTCAACGTGGTCTGGCTGCTGAACGAGTTCCTCCTCAGCCTGACCCTCCTGGTCAGCAACACCAAGTACACACTGTCGCTTGGCCTCTACGCCCTCTATGGCAACATGCGGTACACGGGCGACTGGGTGGGCCTCTTCGCAGGGTTCGCGGTGGTCATGGTTCCATCGCTGCTCGTCTACGTCTTCCTGTCGCAGCGGATCATCGAAGGTCTCACCCTCGGGGCGACCAAGGGCTGA
- a CDS encoding carbohydrate ABC transporter permease — MRQSKGFIVASLSVPLLLYVGFFVYPALQGFYVSLFNWDGFSTNMAFRGLGNFRELLGDGHFWRVVMRNTLGILVIGGAAVLGIALLFSHLLTGRVRGKRFLRAAVFFPNVVNPVALAVLWGFIYNQQWGLLNGLLRSVGLDSLIRTWTAPDSLFWALLAALVWINVGFYTVILVAALDRIPPDYADAANVDGATPWQVFFRIKLPLIRDILSLAIVLWGFTAIKEFSFLYAWGGGGAFPQPGQQNLAVYMYAISFGTREATFRMGYASAMGVLMLFIVFFFVFAFWKLLGRESVEY, encoded by the coding sequence GTGCGTCAAAGCAAGGGCTTCATCGTCGCGTCGCTATCGGTTCCTTTGCTGCTCTACGTCGGTTTCTTCGTTTACCCCGCGCTTCAGGGGTTCTACGTGAGCCTCTTCAACTGGGACGGCTTCAGCACCAACATGGCGTTCAGGGGCCTGGGGAACTTCCGCGAGCTGCTGGGCGACGGCCACTTCTGGCGCGTGGTGATGCGGAACACCCTGGGCATCCTGGTGATCGGCGGTGCGGCCGTCCTGGGGATCGCCCTGCTCTTCAGCCACCTGTTGACGGGCAGGGTCCGCGGCAAGCGCTTCCTCAGGGCGGCGGTCTTCTTCCCGAATGTGGTCAACCCGGTGGCTCTGGCGGTGCTTTGGGGGTTCATCTACAACCAGCAGTGGGGGCTCTTGAACGGCCTGCTGCGGTCGGTCGGTCTCGATTCGTTGATCCGGACCTGGACCGCGCCGGACTCGCTTTTCTGGGCGCTCCTGGCGGCCCTTGTCTGGATCAACGTGGGCTTCTACACCGTGATCCTGGTGGCCGCCCTGGACCGGATTCCGCCCGACTACGCCGACGCGGCGAACGTGGACGGGGCGACGCCGTGGCAGGTGTTCTTCCGCATCAAGCTGCCGCTGATCCGCGACATCCTGAGCCTCGCCATCGTCTTGTGGGGCTTCACGGCCATCAAGGAGTTCTCGTTCCTCTACGCATGGGGCGGCGGGGGGGCCTTCCCGCAGCCGGGACAGCAGAACCTGGCCGTGTACATGTACGCGATCTCCTTCGGCACGCGCGAGGCGACATTCCGCATGGGGTACGCCTCCGCCATGGGGGTCCTCATGCTGTTCATCGTCTTCTTCTTCGTGTTCGCCTTCTGGAAGCTGCTGGGGAGGGAGAGCGTTGAGTACTGA
- a CDS encoding ABC transporter substrate-binding protein, with the protein MTRSLRKVLGLSIVALVAVLVLQAGVAAQTLEFYSMWNKGEPQEKVLSQIFEDFKAETGVTVRPTWAGREILTKARPRLLMGNPPDVLEQSFSELWAALLARDELVLPLNDLLEGPGPEGDGRFADLFAPDFLNLYARNGKYYFVPYEYITSGFFYNKTLFAKYGLEVPTTWSELLDVAKTLKENGEAAFVQDNDDLYNAYWYYWAVERTLGPGALYRAATDRTGATWDEPGYLEAAKMVETVSAAGEDYFLKGYQGSVWPAGQVSWGQGNGAMILVGSWIVNEVAPSASPDWDPGFFAFPPVRPDGPNTMEAYLIGWAIPKKAKNQELAKQLIRFALQEKYQEMIAEVAQNVPARSGVGYPKEIAGIQPYVENADGFHVEYDFTQARIPQWFSTLFGPLGTRLLHGDLTAEAFIGEIKAKTIEYWKAQ; encoded by the coding sequence GTGACCCGCAGTCTGAGGAAGGTGCTTGGGCTCTCGATCGTGGCTCTGGTGGCGGTGTTGGTGCTGCAGGCCGGTGTTGCGGCCCAGACCCTCGAGTTCTACAGCATGTGGAACAAGGGCGAGCCGCAGGAGAAGGTGCTGTCGCAGATCTTCGAGGACTTCAAGGCCGAGACGGGCGTCACCGTGCGACCGACCTGGGCCGGGCGCGAGATCCTCACCAAGGCGCGCCCGCGGCTGCTGATGGGGAATCCTCCCGACGTGCTGGAGCAGTCGTTCAGTGAGCTCTGGGCCGCCCTGCTCGCCCGGGACGAGCTGGTGCTGCCTCTGAACGACCTGCTCGAGGGTCCCGGACCGGAGGGCGACGGGCGCTTTGCAGACCTCTTCGCGCCCGACTTCCTGAACCTCTATGCGCGGAACGGGAAGTACTACTTCGTTCCGTACGAGTACATCACCTCGGGCTTCTTCTACAACAAGACGCTCTTCGCCAAGTACGGCCTCGAGGTCCCCACGACCTGGTCTGAGCTGCTGGACGTGGCGAAGACCTTGAAGGAGAACGGGGAGGCCGCCTTCGTCCAGGACAACGACGATCTCTACAACGCCTATTGGTACTACTGGGCTGTGGAGCGAACGCTGGGGCCGGGCGCCCTCTACCGTGCGGCCACCGACCGCACCGGGGCCACCTGGGACGAACCGGGCTACCTGGAAGCGGCCAAGATGGTCGAGACGGTGAGCGCGGCCGGAGAGGACTACTTCCTCAAGGGTTACCAGGGCAGCGTGTGGCCGGCGGGTCAGGTGAGCTGGGGGCAGGGGAACGGCGCCATGATCCTGGTGGGCTCCTGGATCGTCAACGAGGTGGCGCCGTCCGCCTCCCCTGACTGGGATCCGGGCTTCTTCGCCTTCCCACCGGTGCGCCCCGACGGCCCGAACACCATGGAAGCGTACCTCATCGGCTGGGCGATTCCCAAGAAGGCCAAGAACCAGGAACTTGCCAAGCAGCTCATCCGCTTCGCCCTTCAGGAGAAATACCAAGAGATGATCGCCGAGGTGGCCCAGAACGTTCCCGCACGCTCCGGGGTGGGTTACCCGAAGGAGATCGCCGGCATCCAACCCTACGTGGAGAACGCGGATGGGTTCCATGTGGAGTACGACTTCACTCAGGCCAGAATCCCGCAGTGGTTCAGCACCCTCTTCGGCCCACTGGGGACCCGTCTCCTGCACGGAGACCTGACCGCGGAAGCCTTCATCGGCGAGATCAAGGCGAAGACGATCGAATACTGGAAAGCGCAGTAG
- a CDS encoding ROK family transcriptional regulator, with the protein MSSEERARPAASSPGFMRQANRIQVLAYIRRRGPVSIPQIAAEVGLSRPTVGRIVTQLIDSGRVRSDGQGEGDRRGGRKPNLVSFDPACMSILGVDIGAVRLSCALADLEGTVHLRLEQPTGIGDGIEAVMGRLTRMTDQALQLAPPELASRLAAVGVSAPGSVAQKDGRWIHFATLFPGIENVQIASRLEERLQVPTLVENDVNAALLGERRWGAARGFNHVLYVNIGYGLGAGVMVGGRLYRGASGNAGEIADMAMELPPTQGEESNEAQVRLESWLSGMGIARQAFERLGEELSAEEVFRRSAAGDPQCRALVAHVVDLVTLMGANLMAFFDPEILILGGGVSRSLSMDLLTSRITERLGRPARVVSSALGRDASLMGAVALALSQAERRL; encoded by the coding sequence ATGTCCAGCGAAGAACGAGCTCGTCCGGCGGCCAGCTCTCCCGGCTTCATGCGCCAGGCCAACCGAATCCAGGTGCTGGCTTACATCCGAAGGCGGGGGCCCGTCTCGATCCCGCAGATCGCCGCGGAGGTGGGTCTCAGCCGTCCGACCGTGGGGCGCATCGTCACCCAGTTGATCGATTCGGGTCGGGTGCGGTCCGATGGCCAGGGTGAGGGAGACCGGCGGGGGGGCCGCAAGCCCAACCTGGTCTCGTTCGATCCGGCGTGCATGTCGATCCTGGGCGTCGACATCGGGGCGGTCCGCCTCTCGTGCGCGCTGGCCGACCTCGAAGGAACGGTGCACCTCCGGCTGGAGCAGCCGACGGGCATCGGGGACGGCATCGAGGCCGTCATGGGCCGCCTGACGCGAATGACGGATCAGGCGCTGCAACTGGCCCCTCCGGAGCTGGCTTCCCGTCTGGCGGCGGTGGGCGTTTCGGCGCCGGGCAGCGTCGCTCAGAAGGACGGGCGCTGGATCCACTTCGCCACGCTCTTCCCGGGCATCGAGAACGTGCAGATCGCCTCGAGGCTGGAGGAACGACTGCAGGTTCCAACCCTGGTGGAGAACGACGTGAACGCAGCCCTGCTGGGCGAGCGCCGGTGGGGCGCCGCCAGGGGCTTCAACCACGTGCTCTACGTCAACATCGGCTACGGGCTCGGTGCAGGTGTGATGGTGGGGGGGAGGCTCTACCGCGGGGCCAGCGGGAACGCGGGCGAGATCGCGGACATGGCCATGGAGCTTCCCCCCACGCAGGGGGAGGAGAGCAACGAGGCGCAGGTCAGGTTGGAATCGTGGCTGTCGGGCATGGGCATCGCCCGGCAGGCCTTCGAACGCCTGGGCGAAGAGCTGTCCGCGGAGGAGGTCTTCCGGCGTAGCGCTGCCGGAGATCCCCAGTGCCGCGCCCTCGTGGCGCACGTCGTCGATCTGGTGACGTTGATGGGGGCCAACCTCATGGCCTTCTTCGATCCCGAGATCCTGATCCTCGGAGGAGGAGTCTCTCGTTCCCTATCCATGGATCTCCTCACCTCACGCATCACGGAGCGGCTCGGCCGGCCGGCACGGGTGGTCTCGTCCGCTCTGGGAAGGGACGCAAGCCTGATGGGAGCTGTCGCCCTCGCGCTGTCCCAGGCCGAACGGCGGCTCTGA
- a CDS encoding beta-N-acetylhexosaminidase: MAVRVARMVLAVFLGLGFLLPVSVGAEGPTPLAAAGYLVIPEPRSVQLSGASFALDGQWVVDPGKVAPNDIAVRMLIQDMRELNGVELSLGSAGSRVIRLAVERGAVKTGARQAVDDQGYRMVLERGRITITGNSLVGLFYGVQTLNQLVKQASDGSRQLPVATIEDWPSYELRFLHWDTKHHQDRMQTLKRYLDWSARFKVNMISFEIADMFAYPSHPVIGAPGAFTPEELQDLVDYGLERHIQIVPNVQSPAHMDYVLKHPEFAQLRSDGSNYQANTCDERTYELLFDMYQDLINATRGVRYFHVSTDEFYYPGIDPSCPKPYTPENKSLTWIDFVSRVHEFMSQRDRRMIVWLEYPVWPEHISQLPSDVIDGVLGDDYLPPRDPAVVGQQQVDAEKANGMDVLAYTWIQGSDYLLPYTFERDILGGVQRFLSREAKQLWGEYPLGAFGAAWDDAGLHNEVFWLGWSAVANWSWTPDAPSVSQHLAAFMETYYGPRVVGMTDVYRDLEEQVRFFRNSWDEAGSRERGLGYGYSDGKTPIMFKDMLLPTPPMPRLPGLDFVPIYQTTLYSGRVDEAKALLAENTGLMERLQENLGRADRNQYNLEVLYALASFVRHHESMLIGLSQVERHLQQARSAAEAYRPRPQDAVKSLIRAYQAAEAIVADRLATFAELTATYEKSRFPKGRSVDGRTYFHAYDDVKNHWAGTRPDLSFMTAPEERIGLEGWMADLKALTLEYAQSHGLELEPIEKEFEPGA, from the coding sequence GTGGCAGTGCGGGTGGCACGGATGGTGCTGGCGGTGTTCCTCGGGCTGGGCTTCCTGCTGCCGGTCTCCGTGGGCGCAGAGGGCCCGACTCCTTTGGCTGCGGCTGGTTACCTCGTCATCCCCGAACCCCGTTCCGTGCAGCTGTCTGGCGCGTCCTTCGCTTTGGACGGGCAGTGGGTGGTCGATCCCGGTAAGGTGGCGCCGAACGACATCGCGGTTCGCATGCTGATCCAGGACATGCGGGAACTCAACGGCGTCGAGCTCTCCCTGGGGAGCGCCGGCAGCCGGGTGATCCGGCTGGCCGTGGAGCGAGGAGCTGTGAAGACGGGCGCCCGGCAGGCTGTGGACGATCAAGGCTATCGCATGGTTCTGGAGCGAGGCAGGATCACCATCACGGGCAACAGCCTGGTGGGTCTCTTCTATGGAGTGCAAACCCTCAACCAGCTGGTGAAGCAGGCATCCGATGGGTCCCGCCAGTTGCCGGTGGCGACCATCGAGGATTGGCCGAGCTACGAACTGCGCTTCCTCCACTGGGACACGAAACACCACCAGGACCGCATGCAGACGCTCAAGCGGTACCTCGACTGGTCGGCGCGCTTCAAGGTGAACATGATCAGCTTCGAGATCGCGGACATGTTCGCCTATCCCAGCCACCCGGTCATCGGCGCCCCCGGTGCCTTCACGCCCGAGGAGCTCCAAGATCTGGTGGACTACGGCCTCGAACGCCACATCCAGATCGTGCCGAACGTTCAATCGCCGGCCCACATGGACTACGTGCTGAAGCACCCTGAGTTTGCACAGCTGCGGTCGGATGGGAGCAACTACCAGGCCAACACGTGCGACGAGCGAACCTACGAGCTGCTCTTCGACATGTACCAGGACCTGATCAACGCCACCCGCGGGGTCAGGTACTTCCACGTCTCCACCGACGAGTTCTACTATCCCGGAATCGATCCGTCGTGCCCCAAGCCCTACACCCCTGAGAACAAGAGCCTCACGTGGATCGACTTCGTCAGCCGGGTCCACGAGTTCATGAGCCAGCGCGACCGCCGCATGATCGTCTGGCTCGAATACCCCGTGTGGCCCGAGCACATCTCGCAGCTTCCCTCGGACGTGATTGACGGCGTGCTGGGGGACGATTACCTGCCCCCGAGGGACCCGGCCGTTGTAGGCCAGCAGCAGGTCGACGCGGAGAAGGCCAACGGCATGGACGTGCTGGCCTACACGTGGATCCAGGGGAGTGACTACCTCCTCCCCTACACCTTCGAGAGGGACATCCTCGGGGGTGTCCAGCGCTTCCTCTCCCGGGAGGCGAAGCAGCTCTGGGGCGAGTACCCGCTGGGTGCCTTCGGGGCCGCGTGGGATGACGCCGGACTGCACAACGAGGTCTTCTGGCTCGGGTGGTCCGCGGTGGCCAACTGGAGCTGGACGCCCGATGCCCCGTCGGTCAGCCAGCACCTGGCCGCGTTCATGGAGACCTACTACGGACCCCGGGTCGTGGGTATGACGGATGTCTACCGTGACCTCGAGGAGCAGGTCAGGTTCTTCCGCAACTCCTGGGACGAGGCCGGGTCAAGGGAACGAGGCTTGGGCTACGGCTATTCGGACGGCAAGACACCAATCATGTTCAAGGACATGTTGCTGCCCACCCCGCCCATGCCGCGCCTTCCGGGCCTGGACTTCGTGCCCATCTACCAGACCACCCTCTACAGCGGCCGGGTGGACGAGGCGAAGGCGTTGCTGGCGGAGAACACGGGGCTCATGGAGCGCCTGCAGGAGAACCTGGGCCGGGCGGACCGGAACCAGTACAACCTCGAGGTGCTCTACGCGCTGGCCAGCTTCGTCCGCCACCACGAGTCCATGCTGATCGGGCTCAGTCAGGTCGAGCGGCATCTGCAGCAAGCCAGGAGCGCGGCCGAGGCGTACCGGCCCCGTCCTCAGGATGCTGTGAAGTCGCTCATCCGGGCGTACCAGGCAGCCGAAGCCATCGTCGCAGATCGCCTGGCCACCTTCGCGGAGCTCACGGCGACCTACGAGAAGAGCCGGTTCCCCAAGGGCCGCTCGGTCGATGGACGCACGTACTTCCATGCCTACGACGACGTGAAGAACCACTGGGCCGGTACTCGCCCCGATCTCTCCTTCATGACCGCACCCGAGGAGCGGATCGGGCTCGAAGGCTGGATGGCGGACCTGAAGGCGCTCACTCTGGAGTACGCTCAGAGCCACGGGCTCGAGCTGGAGCCGATCGAGAAGGAGTTCGAACCGGGAGCGTAA
- a CDS encoding O-antigen ligase family protein produces the protein MTESTVPATHDKWIDRVVAWLLPFHPVAGVVAVVLLSLRSRSVIRGLRSQRVDLLVFAALGLAGWASVWAGVDAARGAVNWLVPFAFLWLYVLGRWAVRDPEAFLLDLLRATGLLALVVVVARLFELQVSVAGITLLDRFAGPGGRGYVIGQGVNGLAVVLEVGAIGGLAWLATARTGRGRLEGGIIGILSLAAVFVTLSRGAMVGVAASAVAGALLLSWRVLIPAAALLGVALVSSPLFRERLLSTLDLARNVQRFRIWEGSLKLIRDHPWLGVGPGNFELAYPQYRLPEEYEHAMTPHNLYLNITTGWGIPGALILFGWIAWVMLRNLRRSMAPYKKVVLLILITFWVHVLFDDLITPQVGLLLGCLDRPDDAPQQT, from the coding sequence TTGACGGAATCCACGGTCCCGGCGACGCACGACAAATGGATCGATCGAGTGGTAGCCTGGCTTCTTCCGTTTCACCCCGTGGCTGGCGTTGTCGCGGTCGTGCTGCTCTCGCTACGCAGCCGATCGGTCATCCGGGGTCTTCGCAGTCAACGCGTGGATCTGCTGGTCTTCGCCGCCCTCGGCCTGGCGGGCTGGGCGAGCGTCTGGGCCGGTGTGGATGCCGCACGGGGCGCGGTCAATTGGCTGGTCCCATTCGCGTTTCTCTGGCTCTACGTCCTGGGTCGATGGGCTGTGCGGGATCCAGAAGCATTCCTTCTCGACCTCCTTCGAGCCACAGGCCTCCTTGCCCTCGTCGTCGTGGTCGCACGCCTTTTCGAACTCCAGGTATCGGTGGCCGGGATCACCCTCCTCGACCGCTTTGCCGGCCCGGGCGGCAGGGGGTACGTCATAGGTCAGGGGGTCAATGGCTTGGCCGTCGTGCTGGAGGTTGGCGCCATCGGCGGCCTGGCCTGGCTTGCCACCGCACGAACCGGTCGAGGGCGCCTTGAGGGTGGCATCATCGGGATCCTTTCGTTGGCAGCGGTTTTCGTCACGCTTTCGCGCGGCGCGATGGTGGGCGTCGCTGCCAGCGCCGTCGCCGGCGCGCTCCTACTCAGCTGGCGAGTGCTCATCCCAGCCGCAGCTCTTCTGGGGGTCGCGCTGGTGTCGAGCCCGCTCTTCCGCGAGCGGTTGCTCTCCACTCTGGATCTGGCCAGGAACGTTCAGCGCTTCCGAATCTGGGAAGGATCGCTGAAGCTGATCCGAGACCACCCCTGGCTGGGTGTGGGGCCCGGCAACTTCGAACTCGCTTATCCCCAGTACAGGCTGCCCGAGGAATACGAGCACGCGATGACTCCCCACAACCTGTACCTGAACATCACCACGGGGTGGGGCATCCCAGGGGCACTCATCCTCTTTGGGTGGATTGCGTGGGTGATGCTGCGCAATCTTCGACGCTCGATGGCGCCGTACAAGAAGGTAGTGCTGCTGATCCTGATCACCTTTTGGGTCCATGTGCTGTTCGACGATCTGATCACGCCCCAGGTGGGCCTGCTTCTGGGCTGCCTCGATCGACCCGACGACGCTCCACAGCAGACATGA
- the rpiB gene encoding ribose 5-phosphate isomerase B, protein MRLVVGGDHAGYPLKRKMVEMLRSWGHDVTDVGTHSQDPVDFPDIAEELCEMIRTGQAERGIMICGTGVGASIAANKFPGIRAALCHDIYCAHQSVEHDDANVMCLGAWVVGEKLAYDLVQAYLNARHSQENEFQRRVAKLAEIEKRYGGA, encoded by the coding sequence ATGAGATTGGTCGTTGGTGGGGACCACGCGGGTTACCCCTTGAAGCGCAAGATGGTGGAGATGCTCCGTTCCTGGGGACACGACGTGACGGATGTGGGAACCCACAGCCAAGACCCGGTGGACTTCCCCGACATCGCTGAGGAACTCTGCGAGATGATCCGTACCGGCCAGGCGGAGCGCGGGATCATGATCTGCGGGACAGGCGTGGGAGCCTCCATCGCGGCCAACAAGTTTCCGGGGATTCGTGCCGCCCTCTGCCACGACATCTACTGCGCGCACCAGTCCGTAGAGCACGATGACGCCAACGTGATGTGCCTGGGTGCGTGGGTGGTGGGGGAGAAGCTCGCCTACGACCTCGTTCAAGCCTACCTCAACGCCCGGCACAGTCAAGAGAACGAGTTCCAGAGACGGGTGGCCAAGCTAGCCGAGATCGAGAAGCGCTACGGCGGTGCGTGA